One stretch of Candidatus Nitrosotenuis cloacae DNA includes these proteins:
- the pheA gene encoding prephenate dehydratase — protein MQKISFQGERGAYSEDAAISFFGNSEMLPLPTFSEVIESTENNITQYSVLPIENSLEGSVGESYDLLLSTKLAVVGEIYYRVRHCLIGFDKIENVDTVYSHPQALGQCRKLIQNHKLKTIPAYDTAGSVKIIKELGKKNICCIASKRASEIHGVPIIIEGIEDNSNNYTRFLVLSQNKAKDGDKTSIIFSVKHEAGTLFRILKEFNEYKINLTKIESRPNKSTPWEYNFYVDFDGNEYDSKISEMLEKISKQCVFLKVLGSYKKAKLA, from the coding sequence ATGCAAAAAATATCGTTCCAAGGCGAACGAGGCGCATACAGTGAAGATGCGGCAATCTCATTTTTTGGAAATTCAGAGATGCTGCCATTACCAACATTTTCTGAGGTTATAGAATCAACTGAAAATAACATAACACAGTATTCGGTGCTTCCAATTGAGAACTCTCTTGAGGGCAGTGTGGGTGAAAGCTATGATTTGCTTTTATCAACCAAGCTTGCAGTGGTAGGCGAGATTTACTATAGAGTCAGACACTGCCTGATAGGATTTGACAAAATTGAAAATGTCGATACTGTTTACTCGCATCCACAAGCACTAGGCCAATGCAGAAAGCTCATCCAAAACCACAAACTCAAAACGATTCCTGCCTATGATACCGCTGGTAGTGTCAAAATAATAAAAGAATTAGGAAAAAAAAACATCTGTTGCATTGCAAGCAAACGCGCATCTGAGATCCACGGAGTTCCAATCATCATAGAGGGAATAGAAGACAATTCCAATAATTACACTCGTTTTTTGGTTTTATCACAAAACAAGGCCAAAGATGGAGACAAGACATCAATCATATTTTCAGTAAAGCATGAAGCAGGAACACTATTTAGGATTCTAAAAGAATTCAACGAATACAAGATAAATCTGACAAAAATAGAGTCAAGACCAAACAAGAGCACTCCCTGGGAATACAACTTCTATGTCGATTTTGACGGCAATGAATATGATTCAAAGATATCAGAAATGTTAGAGAAAATAAGCAAACAGTGTGTGTTTCTCAAAGTACTTGGCTCGTACAAAAAAGCAAAACTAGCCTAA
- a CDS encoding exosome complex RNA-binding protein Csl4, giving the protein MNDFVMPGEKLGFIEEIEGGSNTFDDGDTIRASSAGIAEVDKKTKIVQVRNGRQLSIPKKGDIVIGTVAMMLPSMIAVAIHYLNGKPNSSGVECICQNPDRKRIIARMNDVVALKIETHLNGAIHATIDEPELGVLFTKCNVCAGNVVPMRDRIKCPNCGFMEDRKISTNYEKADFIKLRE; this is encoded by the coding sequence ATGAATGATTTTGTTATGCCTGGTGAAAAGCTGGGATTTATTGAAGAAATTGAAGGTGGTTCCAACACGTTTGATGACGGAGATACTATCAGAGCATCTTCTGCAGGAATTGCAGAGGTGGACAAAAAGACCAAAATCGTTCAAGTCAGAAATGGAAGACAGTTATCCATCCCAAAAAAAGGAGACATTGTGATAGGCACCGTTGCTATGATGCTCCCATCCATGATTGCGGTTGCAATACACTATCTAAATGGCAAGCCAAATTCATCTGGAGTCGAGTGCATTTGCCAAAACCCAGACAGAAAAAGAATCATTGCTAGAATGAACGATGTTGTTGCACTAAAAATTGAGACTCACCTTAATGGTGCAATTCATGCTACAATAGATGAGCCCGAGCTTGGCGTTTTATTTACAAAATGTAATGTTTGTGCTGGAAATGTAGTTCCCATGCGAGACAGAATAAAGTGTCCAAACTGTGGGTTTATGGAAGACAGGAAAATTTCTACCAACTACGAAAAGGCAGATTTCATAAAACTACGAGAGTAA
- the guaB gene encoding IMP dehydrogenase, translating to MEIKEGLTFDDVLLVPKYSNITTRSQTDLSTKLSKNISLNIPLISANMDTVTESAMAIAMAREGGIGIIHRFLTVEEEVEEVLKVKRSASVMIENPYTISPDQSAKDAINYMHEKGVSGLLVVKDSKLAGILTHRDVMFESQSNKLIRDIMTKDVITAKPGITIIEAKETLRQHRIEKLPLVDDKGIIRGLITSKDITHNEDYPNASKDKKGRPLVGAAVGVKGDFMERTEALLNADADAIVVDIAHGHSENAINTIRNIKKAFPNCELIAGNVATARGAEDLIKAGVDAVKVGVGSGSICITRVITGSGVPQLTAVYDCAQIGKKYEIPIISDGGTRTSGDLTKALAAGASTVMVGSLFGGTDESPGSFVMKNGKRYKIYRGMASFYAALGRKSKETGNVTANEDLNDYVAEGVEAMVPYKGTVTDIIKQLAGGVRSGLSYCGAHTIPQMQQNAEFIKMSRAGFAESQPHDVDLM from the coding sequence TTGGAAATCAAAGAAGGATTAACTTTTGATGATGTTCTTCTTGTGCCAAAATATTCTAACATCACTACTAGATCGCAAACAGATCTGAGCACCAAGCTCTCAAAAAATATCTCACTTAACATTCCATTAATTAGCGCAAACATGGATACTGTCACAGAATCTGCTATGGCGATTGCCATGGCTCGAGAAGGCGGAATTGGTATCATTCACAGATTTTTGACAGTCGAAGAAGAAGTGGAGGAGGTGCTCAAAGTAAAGCGCTCCGCAAGCGTAATGATAGAAAATCCGTACACCATATCACCAGACCAATCAGCCAAAGATGCCATAAACTACATGCATGAGAAAGGTGTGTCTGGATTACTGGTGGTAAAGGATTCCAAGCTAGCAGGGATTCTGACTCATCGAGATGTCATGTTTGAGTCACAATCAAACAAACTCATCCGGGATATAATGACAAAGGATGTGATCACTGCCAAACCAGGAATTACAATAATTGAAGCAAAAGAAACACTTCGACAACATCGCATCGAAAAACTGCCGCTTGTTGACGATAAGGGAATCATCCGCGGATTGATCACCAGCAAAGACATCACTCACAATGAGGATTACCCAAACGCATCAAAGGACAAAAAGGGAAGGCCGCTTGTAGGCGCCGCAGTTGGGGTCAAAGGTGACTTTATGGAAAGAACTGAGGCACTACTAAATGCAGATGCCGATGCAATAGTGGTTGATATTGCACATGGCCACAGCGAAAATGCAATAAACACAATTCGTAATATCAAAAAAGCATTTCCAAATTGTGAATTAATTGCAGGTAATGTGGCTACTGCTAGGGGTGCAGAGGATTTGATCAAAGCAGGAGTAGATGCAGTCAAAGTTGGCGTCGGATCTGGCTCTATTTGCATTACACGTGTAATCACTGGCTCTGGCGTTCCTCAACTAACGGCTGTTTATGATTGCGCACAAATTGGTAAAAAGTACGAAATACCAATTATTTCTGATGGTGGGACACGAACATCTGGTGATCTAACAAAAGCACTAGCAGCTGGCGCCTCAACTGTGATGGTTGGCAGTCTGTTTGGCGGAACCGATGAGAGTCCGGGATCTTTTGTGATGAAAAATGGCAAAAGATACAAGATTTATCGTGGCATGGCATCATTTTATGCCGCACTAGGAAGAAAATCAAAAGAGACCGGAAATGTCACAGCCAATGAAGACCTAAACGACTATGTTGCAGAAGGAGTTGAGGCAATGGTTCCATACAAGGGAACCGTAACTGATATCATAAAACAACTAGCTGGCGGAGTTCGTTCCGGTCTAAGCTATTGTGGAGCACACACCATTCCACAAATGCAGCAAAATGCAGAATTTATCAAAATGTCAAGAGCTGGATTTGCAGAAAGCCAGCCTCATGACGTAGATTTAATGTAA